The DNA segment GGCCGTAGGCGGCGTTCCGGAGGCTATCGGGGACCGCGCTCAGCGCGTCCTCGCTGATCGACGAGACCATCGGGATTATCATGATCCCGACCACGATGGACGCCGAGAGTGCGTTGAAGGTCCCGAGCGACGGCAATGTCACTGCAAACTCGGGCAGCGCGGGTACCCACGATGGGACGATCGGTACCGTAAGCTCGTCCAGAATCGGCGTCAGATACGCGAGCGCGAAGTAGCCGTAGATGACGGTCGGAATCCCGGCCAGGATCTCGAGCGCCGGCTTCAACACCGATCTGACGCGCTGACTAGCGTACTCGCTGAGATAGATGGCGATGGCCAGGCCGATCGGCAGTGCGATCATCGCGGAGACGATCGTCACGGTGAGCGTGCCGCTGATCAGCGGCAACACCCCATACGACGGCTCCCCGATCATGGGACTCCAGTCAGTGCCGGTGAGATAGTCGATGAGCGATACTTCTGTGAAGAACGTGATCGTCTCGAACAACAGCGAGAGGATAATACTAACCGTCACCCCCAACGTCAAGAGCGCACACCCGGTCAGCAGGTAACGATAGAGGCGTTCCTTCTGGACCGCGATCCCCTCTCGCTGAAGTGTGTGTATTTCGTTATTCATGTGTTAGTCCGGCAATCGATCGTCGGTCAGATCGGAAATCGCGATCCCGTGGACCGAATTCGTCAGATGTACTCTTCGAGTGTCGCGAGGTTCTCCTCTGCGCGTTCCTCAGAGGACTGGACGTACCCGATTTGTTCCGCCATCAGTTTCTTGTCCGTCGTCTTGTCGATGTAGAATCGGATGAACTCCTGGAGGTGCTCCTTCTCGGCGACCATCTCGCTGTTGGCGTAGAAGAACAACGGTCGGGCGAGCGCGTACTCGCCGGTCGACGCCGCATCGAGGCTCGGCTCGACGGGGTCCTCGCTCTCGGTGGCGGCCAGCGGCACGGCGGCCGTCTCGTCGGGATTGTTCATGTAGTAGGCGAACGGCAGATAGCCCAGTGCGAACTCGTTGCCCTGGACGCCCTCAGCGATCTGGTCGTCCTCCTCGGTGCCGGTAAAGTCGGCACGAATCCGGCCGGCTTCGCCGAGAATCGTCTCGGTGAAGTAATCGAACGTCCCCGACGTCGATGCCGGGCCGAACAGTTTGATCTCCTCGTCGGGCCAGTCGGCGTTGACGTCGGCCCACGTCTCGGGTGTGTCGTCGGGCGTCCAAATGGCCTCGAGTTCGTCGTAGGTCAGCGAGTCGATGAACTCGTTGTCGTTGTTGACGACGACGGTCAGGGCGTCCTTGGCGACTTCGAACTCGACGGGTTCGAAACCGTTGTCCTGACACGCCTCAATCTCTTCCTCTTTGATGGCTCGACTCGCATTGTTTATGTCCGCGTCGCCGGGGATGAACACGTTCTCGAAGCCGCCGGAACTCCCGTCCTTGCTGAGGTCAATCGTGACGGCCGGGTGCTCTTCTTCTTTGAACAGTTCGCCAACTGCCGTCGCCACGGGATAGACCGTACTGCTTCCGGAGATTCGGATGTTGCCGGAAAGGTCGCCCTCGCCTTCGTCCCCCTCGGTTTCCGAACAGCCTGCAACCGACACGGCGCCGACCGCACCTGCTGCCGCGATGAAGTTCCGCCGCGATACACCACCAGTGAACCGCCCGAATCTGTCGTCGGACATCACCTGTGCGTCTCCCGGGATGGGTTAAGTAGAATGCTAATATCTATATATCCAAATCCGAAGTGCTATAGAGCCGTCCGTAGCAGTCAGTACAACGGGGGAGATCGGACCGATACCCGGCCCACAGGCCCAGTATCCAGCCCAGAACGCCTCCTGGAGAACTGAACGCCAATATGCGGTGATCGAGGGTAGGAGAAATCCCAGGGATACATCAAAAGCGAAGTGAGAGAACTGGTGAGTAACGTATATCTATATAGACGTCACGAGAGAGCGCAGCGACCAGCAACAACGGCATTTACAACTCCTCGACGTGACGGACCGCCACGGCTTCGCCGCGCGTACTCTCGGCCATCTCGCGGCCGAACATCTCCGCGCGACCGATGGCGAACGCCTTCGGCCCTTCGACGATCACCTCGTCACCGACGCGAATGTCCTCGTCGGCGTCGACGATGCCCGGCGCGAGGACGCTGCCGTGCGGAACGAAGCCGTCGATCTCGACCCGCTTCGTGGGTGCGTCGCTGTCGGCCCACAGGTGAGCACCGTCGAGTGTGAACGAGAGCGTGCCGTACTGGGGAACCATCGTCGCGAGTTGCGTCTCCGCGCCGTCGCGCACCTGGATCTTGGGGTAGCGGCTCGTCGTCTGCAGGTCCACGTCGGCGAAGAGGTCGTCGCCGGCCCCGTCGCCGAGCAGGTAGTCGGCGATGGCGCGAACGGTGTTGTGCTCGCGCTCGCGTTTCGAGTACTTGAGTTCGCCGTCGAGCGCATCGGCGAGGTTCGAAAGCGAGTCGTCGTCAGTCGGATGCCCGCCCTCGGGGACGGTGTAGGTGACGCGATCGCCGAGGTCGAGTTCGGCCTCGACGCGCTCGACGACGTCGCGATAGCCCTCGTCGGGGACGTGGGCGACGATCTTCGAGTACTCGTTGCGTTCCAGATAGCGACGGAGGATGCTGGCGACGAAGTCGACCTCCTCGGCGCTCCAGCGGCCGGTGACGACCGTGTCGTAGTGCTGGGCCGGATAGGTCGTCTCGAGTTCCTGCGGGACGACGCCGATCGGGCTCGTCATCGAGACGAGGTGGGCGCGCCACTGGATAACGTCGTGAAACTGGCCGTGGCTCTGCGATTCGCTGTAGGGCTTTCTGGCCGAGCAGGGGACGAGGACGAGCGGATTCTTGAACCGATTTCGATATCGGCTCGTCACCCGGTCGGCGTAGCGCTGGATCTCGGGCCGTCGGATCGTGTCACTCGTCGTCGCCGCGATCTCGGCCTCGCGGAGGATCGGCGCGCGCTCCTCGACGTAGGCCCACCGGTCGTCGAGTTCGCGCATCGCGGCAGTGAGCCACTGGTCGTGGCGGGCCTGCCCCTCGACGTAATCGCGGAGTCGGCCCGACCGGATTCGCCCGCGTACTCGCGCGAGTTCGGCACGGAGCGCGTTGCGATTGTGCTCGACGCAGTCGGCCCGGGTGAACGCCTCGCGCGGGACCTGACAGGCCGAGCACGCGCAGGGCAACTCTTCCAGCGCGTCGAGGTGGTGAAAGCCGTCGGTCGTCAGGTAGTGACCACGCGTCCCCGCGGCGGTCGCGCGCGCCGCGTCGACCCCATCCACGCCAGCGTAGGCGAGCAGGGAGACGTTTCGCGGCGTGGCGACGCCGGGGAGGATCAGCGCGGTGTCGGCCGGCACCGCGTCGCGAATGGCGACGATCGCCTCGACGAACGCGGCGCCGTGGCCCCGGACCGACTGGGCGTCCGAGACGATCACGGCGTCGGTCCCGTAGTCGAGGGGCGACTCACTCGATATCACGGCCGCACTCGGGAAGTCGACGTCGGGATACTCGGGCGCGAACGAGTCTCGCACTTCCGGCGCGGTACCGCCCGGAAAGGCCCTGTGAGGGAACACGGTGAGCGAGGACGGATCGCCCGCCGGCGAGGGCCGATCGGCGACCCACTCCGACCCCGCGTCGTCGAGCAGATCGCCCACGAGCGCGGGCGTCCGGCACGGCTCCGTGAGGCGAAGTTCACCGAGGCGCGCCGCGCCGTCGCGCGCGTGAATCTCGAAGTACTCGGTCATACCGCCACTGTGTCGGGAAGGCGAAAGAGGGTATCGAATTGGGGAGGGGATCGGTCGGGTGCGTCTAGGCGCGTCCGCCGCTGGAACGCCCGCGAGGGCTCACTCCAGGTCGACCGTGACCCGGCCGTCGAAGCCGAGGATGACCGACTGGGCCACGTTGCCGAAGAGTGCCTTGCCGGTCGGCGAGCGCTTCTGACCGACGACGAAGATGTGATCGCACTCTAGATCGTCCGCGACCTGCAGGATCTCGTCGGCCAGCGAGCCGTCGCCGACGACGCGCGGGGCGATCCGGTAGTCGACGTCCATGTCGACGATCGTCTCGTTGGCGATCTTCTGTGCGGCTCGCTCCAGGCGCTCCTCGGTCGCGTCGATTCCGTACGTCGCACCCTCGATCTCCTCTAAGGTCTTCAGGGCGTCGCGGTCGGCTTCGTACTCTGTCTCCGTGAGCGTCGAGAGCAATACCAGTTCGGCGTCCGCACCGCGGGCGAATTCGCCGGCCGTTTCGAGCAGCGCCACGTGGCGATCCGAATTGGCGACGACGACTAATCCTCGGTTCATGACCGCACCAACCAACCGGACAGTCAAAAATTACTGGGTTTCGTCGTCGGAACCGAGTCGGGGCAGTCCCCAGCGAAACCGGGCCGGGAAGGCACCGCCTGAACCAGGTCGAGCCAACCCCACCGAGTCGGGGCAAGTACCGCCTGAACCGGGTCGAGCCAACCCCACCGAGTCGGGTCAGGCCCGGCCGAGGAACGTCGCCGTCGCCGACGTCTTGCCGCGGTTGAACGAGAGGACCGAGATGCGGATCGTCTCGGCCGTCTCGAGCGAGGCGGGTACGTCTCTGACGAAGACGACGAACCCCTCCACCTTCGCGACCGCGTGTCGCTCGCCGGAGTGGTGGTGGGAGAACTCCTGGACGCCGACGGTGTACTCGTCGCCGATCGAGACCGGTGGCGCCCGATCCCGTGCACGATCGTGACCCGACTGCGACTGTCGAACGTCCCGCCTGACCCGCCACCAGCGTCGGACGCGACGGATCGCCACGACGGCGACGACGAGACCGACGACGCCGGCGAGTGCGATCGCTGTCAGGTCTGGATTCGCCAGTACCCACCCGACGACAGCGTCGACGAGTGTCCCGGCGACGCGTCGGGCCGATTCGACCTGCGCGATCATCGGTCCGAGATGGCGAGCGCTCCCTCTTCGGTGTTTCCACTTCGGTCGGCGACCGATTTCGACCGTCGTCCGTCGACAGCGAGCGTCAGCCGTGATCACAACCGGTCGATGGGAAGTCACGGCCGGCCGATAGGAGCGGTGGCAGGCGTGCGTGTGTCAGCCGACGAGGGTATGTCAGCCGACAAGGGTATGTCGGCCGACGAGGGTGTTCGCTCACCGAGTCCGGCCGCGGTCGTCTCCGTCGATCAGTTCGACGTCGTCCGGGAGCGTCGCGAGGACGTCGGCCGGCCAGCCACGATGACCGAGGCCGACCCTGGCGTCCGGGTGGCGGGCGACGAGGCGGGAGACGCCGTCGGCCGCCGCCTCGATCGCCGGTCGATCCGGTCGTGTCGGGACCTCGGCCGTGAGCGGGTAGGTGCGTGAGAGGTCGCTCGGGACCGGGCCGAACGGCGGGACGACGCGCCAGGTCTCCTCGTAGTCGTCCGTCGGCGGGTCGGGTCCCTCCGTCAGGAAGAGCGAATCGGGGACGGAAAGCCGATCGAGCCGGTCGTGGTGGCGCGCCACTTCCGGACGGCGGGCGCTCTCCGCTGACGTGTAGAAGAACGTGCCCTTCGAGGCCGGGTCGTCGCGCTCTAGCTGGTCGGCGTGGTCGAGCAGCGCACGGTAGCCGTCGAGCATGGCCGGGTGGCTGCGAGCGCGTTCGTCGACGAGTTCGAGCAGCGACCCCTCGCGGATCGCCGCCTTGATGCGTCTGATCTCGGCGAAGCTGACGTGGAGGTTGTGCGCCGCGAGCGCCGTCTCGCGACGGTCGTCGGGCAGGTCTCGCAGCCCCGCGGCGCCGTGGTCGACGCAGATCGGACAGGAACAGGGCAGGTGATCGAGCTCGTCGAGATGGCGGGTGCCGCGGACGGTGAGGTAGCGGTCGTCGCGCGCGTAGATGGCGTAGGCCGCCGAATCGAACAGGTCACACCCCAGTGCCGCGGCCAGCGCGAACATCATGGGATGGCCGGCGCCGAAGAGGTGGACCGGCGCGGCGGGACCGAGCCCGCGTTTCGCCGCCGCGACGACGTCGACCACGTCGGCGTAGCGGTACTCGTTCAACAGCGGGACGACCGCGCCGACCGGAAAGACGTCGAGTCCGGTCGACGCGGCCCGCGTCCCCGCCGCTTCCCGGAGGTCCGGGTACGTCGATCCCTGGACCGGCGCGGTGACGAGCATGTCGCCCGCTTCGAACGAGTCGGCGACGGCCAGTCGCTCCTCGGTGGTCGCGAGCTCCGCCTCTGCCCGCTCGCGTGAGACGTCGGGCGGGGTCGGGATGTCGACCGGCGTCGCGACGTCCGAGCCGATGTCCCGCTGGAACTGGAGGATCTCCTCGGTGGTGACGTCGATCTCGCCGTACTCTGCCAGCTGGAACGATCCGGAGTCGGTCACGATCGCCCCCGGGAAGTCGAGGAGGTCGTGCAACCCCTCCGCGAGCGCTCGCTCCCGGTAGTCCTCGGAACCGTGGAAGATGTAGGCGTTCGTGATCAGCGCTTCGGCGCCGAACTCGTCGGCGAGGCGACGCGGCGCGATGGTATCCAGGTGCGGGTTGATCACCGGCAGTAGCGTCGGCGTCTCGATCGTGACGCCGGCACGAGGCACCGTGAGTTCGCCGATTCGGCCGGCAGCGTCCGCGGCCTGGAGTTCGAAGACCTGACCCATCGAGTTGGGCTTCGTGGCCGCGTCGGTAAACGTTGCGTTCCGGCGGCTGGAGACGGGCGCCGGCGGCGAGAGCGTACCGGCGCCGACGGGCGTCAGTCCGCCACTCCCGCCAGTTCGTAGTAGGAGACGGCGAGAACCGGACGTCCGTCGCGGATCTCGCCGTCGAGGACGGCCCGTTTGAGGGCCTCGTACGGCCGTTCGCGGACACGAATCGTCTCGTCACGGTCGAGTCGCTGGTCGCCGGCCGGTCGACACCCGCGCGCGACGAACAGGTGCAGGAGGCTGTCGGCGAGGCCGTTGGCCGGTTCGACCGTCCGGAGGTGCTCGACCGTCTCGGCCTCGTAGCCGGTCTCTTCGGCGAGTTCGCGACGAGCGGCCACCGACAGATCGGTGTCGGCCGGTTCGACCCCGCCGACGGGGATCCCACGGACCCACCGCTCGACGGCCTGGCGCCACTCCTCGGTCGTGACGACGGCGTCGTCCGGTGTGAACGGGAGGACCGCAACGCTCGGCGGTTCCGAGAGGTAATCGAAGTCGGTTTCGGTGCCGTCCGGCAGACGAACGGACTGCGTAATCACGTCGAAACCCGGACAGGAGTACGCTACCGTCTCCTCGCGGGTTTCCCACCGACCGGGCGTCTCTGCCATGGAATGGGCTACGATAGGGGCTCACAAAAGGGCCCCGTCCTGGAGTGCTCGGGCGGGCGTCGCCTGCCCACGGAGACGGGCGTCACGAAACCCGACGCGAAATCGGACGAAATCAACGGACTGCGGCGATTTGGAGCCGTTATCGCGGCGTACCAATCACATAACAAAGCCACAGATTCCGATACAGTCACTCTCAGAGGGAACCATGGATCAGCTCACCGGCTTCCAGCGAGACCTCCTGTACGTCATTACGGGAATGAACCGACCGTCCGGACAGGACATCCTGGACGACATCAACGAGTACGTCGAACAGCCAGTCACTCACGGCCGACTCTACCCGAACCTGGACGCGCTGGTCGAGGAGGGCCTGGTCGAGAAGGGACAGCTCGACCGGCGGACGAACTACTACGCGTTGACACCGAAGGGAAAACGTGCACTCGAGAATCGACAGGAGTGGGTGGAACGATACGTCGAACACTGACGAACGCCTGCTTCGTCCGACTCGATCCGACCTGTGCCGCAGCGACGCGATCGTCGGCCGCGGTGCTCACACGGCGACGACTCCGTCGGCGTCTCCGTCGCCGGCCTCGGAACCGTCGCCGACCTCGGAACCGTCGCCGACCTCGGAACCGTCGCCGGCCTCGGAACCGTCGCCGGCGTACCAATCGCAGGCGGCCGAAAGCGCCGAGAGACGGGTCACGTACGGACTCGACCGGTGGAAGCTATCAGTCACCGCGTGTCACGCCCGGTGTGGTCCCGAAATGGTTTTCACCCGGACCCGCACACACTCGGTATGCCGACGGAATCGGAAACCGAGTACGATCCGACGCTGGGCCGGAAGTTCATTTTCGTCACCGGCGGCGTGATGTCCGGACTGGGCAAGGGAATCACGGCCGCGAGCACCGGTCGCCTGCTCAAGAACGCCGGGTTCGACGTCACCGCCGTGAAGATCGACCCCTACTTAAACGTCGACGCGGGGACGATGAACCCCTTCCAGCACGGGGAAGTGTACGTGCTTGAGGACGGGGGCGAGGTCGACCTCGACCTGGGGAACTACGAGCGGTTCCTCGGGACGCAGATGACCTCGGACCACAACGTCACGACGGGCAAGACCTACCAGCACGTCATCGAGAAGGAACGCGCGGGCGACTACCTGGGCAAGACCGTCCAGATCATCCCCCACATCACGAACGATATCAAGCGCCGAATCCGCGAGGCTGCCGAAGGCACCGACGTCTGTCTCGTCGAGGTCGGCGGCACGGTCGGCGACATCGAGGGGATGCCCTACCTCGAGGCGCTGCGACAGTTCGCCCACGAGGAACCCGAGGAGAACGTCCTCTTCACACACGTCACCCTCGTCCCCTACTCGAAGAACGGCGAGCAAAAGACCAAGCCGACCCAGCACTCCGTCAAGGAGGTCCGCTCGATCGGCCTCCAGCCCGACA comes from the Halovivax cerinus genome and includes:
- a CDS encoding PadR family transcriptional regulator translates to MDQLTGFQRDLLYVITGMNRPSGQDILDDINEYVEQPVTHGRLYPNLDALVEEGLVEKGQLDRRTNYYALTPKGKRALENRQEWVERYVEH
- the arcS gene encoding archaeosine synthase subunit alpha, which encodes MTEYFEIHARDGAARLGELRLTEPCRTPALVGDLLDDAGSEWVADRPSPAGDPSSLTVFPHRAFPGGTAPEVRDSFAPEYPDVDFPSAAVISSESPLDYGTDAVIVSDAQSVRGHGAAFVEAIVAIRDAVPADTALILPGVATPRNVSLLAYAGVDGVDAARATAAGTRGHYLTTDGFHHLDALEELPCACSACQVPREAFTRADCVEHNRNALRAELARVRGRIRSGRLRDYVEGQARHDQWLTAAMRELDDRWAYVEERAPILREAEIAATTSDTIRRPEIQRYADRVTSRYRNRFKNPLVLVPCSARKPYSESQSHGQFHDVIQWRAHLVSMTSPIGVVPQELETTYPAQHYDTVVTGRWSAEEVDFVASILRRYLERNEYSKIVAHVPDEGYRDVVERVEAELDLGDRVTYTVPEGGHPTDDDSLSNLADALDGELKYSKREREHNTVRAIADYLLGDGAGDDLFADVDLQTTSRYPKIQVRDGAETQLATMVPQYGTLSFTLDGAHLWADSDAPTKRVEIDGFVPHGSVLAPGIVDADEDIRVGDEVIVEGPKAFAIGRAEMFGREMAESTRGEAVAVRHVEEL
- a CDS encoding PstS family phosphate ABC transporter substrate-binding protein, whose amino-acid sequence is MSDDRFGRFTGGVSRRNFIAAAGAVGAVSVAGCSETEGDEGEGDLSGNIRISGSSTVYPVATAVGELFKEEEHPAVTIDLSKDGSSGGFENVFIPGDADINNASRAIKEEEIEACQDNGFEPVEFEVAKDALTVVVNNDNEFIDSLTYDELEAIWTPDDTPETWADVNADWPDEEIKLFGPASTSGTFDYFTETILGEAGRIRADFTGTEEDDQIAEGVQGNEFALGYLPFAYYMNNPDETAAVPLAATESEDPVEPSLDAASTGEYALARPLFFYANSEMVAEKEHLQEFIRFYIDKTTDKKLMAEQIGYVQSSEERAEENLATLEEYI
- a CDS encoding NUDIX hydrolase, with protein sequence MAETPGRWETREETVAYSCPGFDVITQSVRLPDGTETDFDYLSEPPSVAVLPFTPDDAVVTTEEWRQAVERWVRGIPVGGVEPADTDLSVAARRELAEETGYEAETVEHLRTVEPANGLADSLLHLFVARGCRPAGDQRLDRDETIRVRERPYEALKRAVLDGEIRDGRPVLAVSYYELAGVAD
- a CDS encoding universal stress protein, encoding MNRGLVVVANSDRHVALLETAGEFARGADAELVLLSTLTETEYEADRDALKTLEEIEGATYGIDATEERLERAAQKIANETIVDMDVDYRIAPRVVGDGSLADEILQVADDLECDHIFVVGQKRSPTGKALFGNVAQSVILGFDGRVTVDLE
- a CDS encoding RNA-binding protein — encoded protein: MIAQVESARRVAGTLVDAVVGWVLANPDLTAIALAGVVGLVVAVVAIRRVRRWWRVRRDVRQSQSGHDRARDRAPPVSIGDEYTVGVQEFSHHHSGERHAVAKVEGFVVFVRDVPASLETAETIRISVLSFNRGKTSATATFLGRA
- the tgtA gene encoding tRNA guanosine(15) transglycosylase TgtA — encoded protein: MGQVFELQAADAAGRIGELTVPRAGVTIETPTLLPVINPHLDTIAPRRLADEFGAEALITNAYIFHGSEDYRERALAEGLHDLLDFPGAIVTDSGSFQLAEYGEIDVTTEEILQFQRDIGSDVATPVDIPTPPDVSRERAEAELATTEERLAVADSFEAGDMLVTAPVQGSTYPDLREAAGTRAASTGLDVFPVGAVVPLLNEYRYADVVDVVAAAKRGLGPAAPVHLFGAGHPMMFALAAALGCDLFDSAAYAIYARDDRYLTVRGTRHLDELDHLPCSCPICVDHGAAGLRDLPDDRRETALAAHNLHVSFAEIRRIKAAIREGSLLELVDERARSHPAMLDGYRALLDHADQLERDDPASKGTFFYTSAESARRPEVARHHDRLDRLSVPDSLFLTEGPDPPTDDYEETWRVVPPFGPVPSDLSRTYPLTAEVPTRPDRPAIEAAADGVSRLVARHPDARVGLGHRGWPADVLATLPDDVELIDGDDRGRTR
- the pstC gene encoding phosphate ABC transporter permease subunit PstC, coding for MNNEIHTLQREGIAVQKERLYRYLLTGCALLTLGVTVSIILSLLFETITFFTEVSLIDYLTGTDWSPMIGEPSYGVLPLISGTLTVTIVSAMIALPIGLAIAIYLSEYASQRVRSVLKPALEILAGIPTVIYGYFALAYLTPILDELTVPIVPSWVPALPEFAVTLPSLGTFNALSASIVVGIMIIPMVSSISEDALSAVPDSLRNAAYGLGSTKFDVSTKVVVPAATSGIISSYVLALSRAIGETMAVTIAMGTSPRMPSFPNLFENLAQGGQPITAAMVNIAGAENHGGVLFESMFALGLTLFVLTLVMNLFAEYVRRRYREVYD